The stretch of DNA TCCCGCTCGGCGGTGCCCGTGACGGCCGCGATCATCGCGCCCGACCCCGGCACGTCGCCGTCGGCCGCGGGGATCACCGCGTCCGGGTCGCTGCCGACGATCGGGAGCTCCTCGCTCCGGATCGTCCGGGCGGCGGTCGTGAGCGTGTCGTAGTCGAACTCCCGGTCGATCGACACCACCGCCACGTCGACGCCGCGCTCGGGGTTGCCGTGTCTGCCGGCGACGACGGTGTCGAACCCGGCGTTCTCCAACTGTTCACGGAGGCCGCGCTCCCCGACGAGGTACACCGTCTCGCCGGCGTGGTGGCGGCCGAGGTACGCGACCGTGCTCGCGCCGGCGGTGAGGATCTCCCCGCTGTCGGCGTCGACGCCGGCGCGCCGGAGCTTCTCGGCGTACGCGGTCGGCGGCCGCGTAGGGTTGTTGGAGACGAACAGCCGCGGGATTCCCCGCTCGGCGAGCGCGTCGAGGCCGGCCTCGGCGCCCGGGAGCAGCTGCTCGCCCCGGACCACTGTCCCGTCTACGTCGAGGATGACGCCGTCGTAGCTCATGGGAACCCCTACGGCCGGCGGGGTCGAAAAGGCGCCGCTCGGGCTACTCCGGCGTCGTGACCGGGATCGTCACCGCGTCGTCCTCCTCCTCGTCGCGGTTCTCGCCGAACAGGTCGTCCATCGCAGCCTCGACGTTCCACGTGTTCGCTTTGAACACCGCGTCGAAGACGGGCCCGACGAACGGGATCGAACCGCCGGCGACGTCGACGGTGATCCGGGCGAGCATGCCCAGCAGCGTGGTGAAGGAGACGCCCAGCCGGGCCGACTCGATCACGATGTACAGCGAGATGCCGGCGCTGAGCGCGTCGCCGACCCCGGGGATCATCGAGAGCAGCGGGTCGACGCCGATCCGGTACTCGATCACCGGGATCTCGATCGACTCGTCGAGCACCATCGCGACGGTGCGCATCCGCTCCAGCGCCCCACGGTCGACCGATTCGGGCACGTCGGCTGGGTCGATACCGTCGAACGCCGCCGCGACCTCGTCACTCATGGTTCGCACTAGGGGCGTGAGCCGGGTAAGCGCTGGGGCGGTCCGGTGCCGCCGACAGTTAAGCCCCGTCGGCCCGAACTAAAGGTATGAGCACGCTCGACGTCGTCGACCGCTGGGACGGCGGTATCAGTTGGACGCTCGCAGAAGAGGTCGGCGGGATGCACCGCACCAGCCACGCGATCGAGACCGACGAGGGCCTCTGGGTGATCGACCCCGTCGACGCCCCCGGGCTCGACGACGAACTCGCGGAGCTGGGCGAGGTTGCGGGAGTGACGCTGTTGCTCGACCGCCACAAGCGCGACACCGCCGCGGTGGCTCGGCGGCACGACGTGCCGGTCTCGCTGCCCGAACCGCTCGCCGGCGTCG from Halolamina sediminis encodes:
- a CDS encoding DUF4112 domain-containing protein; the encoded protein is MSDEVAAAFDGIDPADVPESVDRGALERMRTVAMVLDESIEIPVIEYRIGVDPLLSMIPGVGDALSAGISLYIVIESARLGVSFTTLLGMLARITVDVAGGSIPFVGPVFDAVFKANTWNVEAAMDDLFGENRDEEEDDAVTIPVTTPE
- a CDS encoding HAD-IIA family hydrolase; translated protein: MSYDGVILDVDGTVVRGEQLLPGAEAGLDALAERGIPRLFVSNNPTRPPTAYAEKLRRAGVDADSGEILTAGASTVAYLGRHHAGETVYLVGERGLREQLENAGFDTVVAGRHGNPERGVDVAVVSIDREFDYDTLTTAARTIRSEELPIVGSDPDAVIPAADGDVPGSGAMIAAVTGTAEREADAVLGKPHAITRELALDRLGCDAGDCLVVGDRLDTDIALAAETGMTTVLVRSGVTDDARIERSPVTPEYVVDDLSGVAAVLDGTAPRYG